The nucleotide window CGCGGCCATCGGCCAGATGGGGCTCATCCAGACCTACGAAGCGTGTTTTCAGCGTCATGGCTTGCACACGGCACAAGTGCTCCTGACCCATGCGGACTTGGCGCACCGGCAGCGCTATCTGAACGCCCGTAGCACGCTGCGCACGCTTTTGGCGCTGCGGGTCGTACCGGTGGTTAACGAGAACGATACCGTGGCCACCGAAGAGATCCGGGTGGGCGACAACGATACGCTCGCGGGGCTGGTGTCTAATCTCATCGAGGCGACGCTACTCGTGATCCTGACCGATCAGGAGGGCTTACACGAACGCGATCCGCGCGCCGCTCCGCAAGCCCGGCTCATCTCGCGGGCATGTGCCGGCGATCCCGAGCTGGACGCCATGGCGGGAGAGGGCACCCGGCTCGGACGCGGCGGTATGCGGACGAAACTCACGGCGGCGGCGCTCGCGGCACGTTCCGGTACGGCGACCATCATCGCGTCGGGCCATACGCCCGAGGTCCTGCTCGGGATCGCCGCCGGTGCGCAGACGGGTACTTTGCTGGTCCCCGGCGAGAGTCCGCTGGCGGCCCGCAAACAGTGGCTCGCCGGGAGCCTGAAACCACGCGGCCGCTTGGTCTTGGATGCGGGTGCTGCGCGCGTGCTGCTTA belongs to Pseudomonadota bacterium and includes:
- the proB gene encoding glutamate 5-kinase encodes the protein MSTGPERTDLGASRRWVVKIGSSLATNNGAGLRAESLGVWVAQMAVLCRQGREIVVVTSGAVAEGVVRLGWASRPHALHKLQAAAAIGQMGLIQTYEACFQRHGLHTAQVLLTHADLAHRQRYLNARSTLRTLLALRVVPVVNENDTVATEEIRVGDNDTLAGLVSNLIEATLLVILTDQEGLHERDPRAAPQARLISRACAGDPELDAMAGEGTRLGRGGMRTKLTAAALAARSGTATIIASGHTPEVLLGIAAGAQTGTLLVPGESPLAARKQWLAGSLKPRGRLVLDAGAARVLLKAGRSLLAVGVTAVEGDFGRGELVSCVDPEGREIARGLINYSAQETAKIRGQPSDRIESVLGYVDEPELIHRDNLVVLE